In Cydia strobilella chromosome 8, ilCydStro3.1, whole genome shotgun sequence, one DNA window encodes the following:
- the LOC134743455 gene encoding uncharacterized protein LOC134743455 isoform X4, translating into MLMVEVVGLNGDHVCMVQQKYNITKRVKYRAPMSVRTYEWCFSMPPRCSKWSTEMRDLTRLETEERTAEVAVCCPGYKMRDVSCVPVCPPGRTGNGCSEDCPKSKWGPNCVNECKTCTEHGTCSAVTGECRCQDGWQGERCEVRLSSPATIEELSVTKPVTIPTSRADERTTMTSTTGTTTTTTPITTTVRIPITAAPTKTTLPTTPKPTTTTTTTIPTTTTMRPIATTLLTSAATSTVETTIQSSKIATVESKIPNQEPTTTKYTNWNNVTLTTPWILSTNKSIAPTKMSFTTVSPIFIKPSFATKSIETTTASTKGTTVRKSLPTTEFLELPSQSTKTFEMSTMTLRTAKPNLITEPTIKEATRRPETTIKMYPTTIKFKPKEIWIRPAQKEPEHITAVMDKPDRSSVDLISVISIAGGVMMTVITVAVVIVMLDRCKRPRYEDKMNSIKMQVMIDNNDGPPPYVRNIFNTPLPEPPRTEKCHYQPISTLDRNLKQFMRPVVVQTISPMMLENFRGILECHYDHLPRRSVEYPTLQARCSVAPSLSGCDELRQQRPDSLAESAIEALKCEAKLDVIDNTTSEPLYAEIPCWRPPSEHAIEVVNLNGEAVTEL; encoded by the exons ATGCTTATGGTGGAGGTGGTGGGGCTGAACGGGGACCATGTCTGCATGGTGCAGCAAAA ATACAACATCACGAAGCGGGTGAAGTACCGCGCGCCGATGTCCGTGCGCACATACGAGTGGTGTTTCTCCATGCCGCCACGATGCTCCAAATGGAGCACAGAAATGCGGGATCTTACTAGACTAGag ACTGAGGAGCGAACAGCGGAGGTGGCGGTGTGCTGCCCCGGTTACAAGATGAGGGATGTATCCTGTGTGCCGGTGTGTCCGCCGGGGAGGACCGGAAACGGATGCTCTGAGG aCTGTCCAAAAAGCAAATGGGGTCCAAATTGCGTGAATGAATGCAAAACATGTACAGAGCATGGCACCTGTTCGGCAGTGACAGGAGAATGTCGGTGCCAGGATGGATGGCAAGGTGAGAG ATGTGAAGTAAGACTTAGCTCTCCTGCAACGATAGAAGAACTTTCAGTTACCAAACCAGTTACCATACCTACCTCAAGAGCTGATGAAAGAACTACTATGACTAGTACTACTGGGACTACCACTACAACAACACCAATTACTACAACAGTGAGAATTCCAATCACTGCAGCTCCAACGAAAACAACGTTACCTACAACTCCTAAACCTACTACAACAACAACTACTACTATTCCTACTACTACAACTATGAGACCTATTGCAACTACTTTATTGACTAGCGCTGCAACATCTACAGTAGAAACCACCATACAGTCGTCTAAGATTGCTACCGTAGAATCTAAAATACCAAATCAAGAACCAACTACAACTAAATATACAAATTGGAATAACGTGACTTTGACTACACCCTGGATTTTATCTACTAACAAATCTATAGCTCCAACGAAGATGTCGTTTACCACGGTTAGTCCAATTTTCATTAAACCAAGTTTTGCTACAAAGAGTATTGAAACTACTACAGCTTCTACTAAAGGAACGACTGTTAGAAAATCATTGCCAACAACCGAGTTTTTAGAATTACCATCACAATCAACTAAAACATTTGAAATGTCAACAATGACTTTGAGAACTGCTAAACCGAACTTAATAACGGAGCCAACAATTAAAGAAGCTACAAGAAGACCAGAAACAACTATCAAAATGTATCCGACAACAATCAAGTTTAAACCAAAAGAAATTTGGATAAGACCAGCACAAAAAG AACCGGAGCATATAACAGCTGTAATGGACAAACCTGATCGATCATCAGTAGACTTGATATCGGTGATCAGCATAGCTGGAGGGGTGATGATGACTGTGATCACCGTGGCTGTGGTGATCGTGATGTTGGACAGGTGCAAGCGGCCGAGGTATGAGGATAAGATGAACAGCATCAAGATGCAAGTGATGATTGATAATAATGACGGGCCGCCGCCGTATGTGAGGAATATCTTTAATACGCCGTTACCTG AACCACCAAGAACAGAAAAATGCCATTACCAGCCAATATCAACTTTGGACAGGAACTTGAAACAATTTATGAGGCCAGTGGTTGTTCAAACAATTTCTCCTATGATGTTGGAAAACTTTAGag gAATTTTAGAATGCCATTACGACCACTTGCCAAGAAGAAGCGTGGAATATCCAACATTACAGGCGCGTTGTTCTGTGGCGCCATCTCTGAGCGGTTGTGACGAACTACGTCAACAGCGACCCGACTCGCTAGCTGAGTCCGCTATAGAAGCGCTCAAATGTGAAGCTAAGTTAGATGTAATTGATAACACCACATCTGAACCTCTGTATGCTGAAATACCATGTTGGAGACCACCTTCAGAACACGCAATTGAGGTCGTCAATTTGAACGGCGAAGCTGTGACAGAATTATGA
- the LOC134743455 gene encoding mucin-5AC-like isoform X1 yields the protein MLMVEVVGLNGDHVCMVQQKYNITKRVKYRAPMSVRTYEWCFSMPPRCSKWSTEMRDLTRLETEERTAEVAVCCPGYKMRDVSCVPVCPPGRTGNGCSEDCPKSKWGPNCVNECKTCTEHGTCSAVTGECRCQDGWQGERCEVRLSSPATIEELSVTKPVTIPTSRADERTTMTSTTGTTTTTTPITTTVRIPITAAPTKTTLPTTPKPTTTTTTTIPTTTTMRPIATTLLTSAATSTVETTIQSSKIATVESKIPNQEPTTTKYTNWNNVTLTTPWILSTNKSIAPTKMSFTTVSPIFIKPSFATKSIETTTASTKGTTVRKSLPTTEFLELPSQSTKTFEMSTMTLRTAKPNLITEPTIKEATRRPETTIKMYPTTIKFKPKEIWIRPAQKGELLVETKIKPISEPPKHKNVTKKETTINTTPRTIMVSIIPTSLSYATFKKIALTTASYFTYKNVTGKSTEMFTRSMSSTPAPVRPSSTSTPFQNTTKSHFTEDSKNATNSMRTSAKPLTISSTNTKLRRINRTSTKTLETVTEIIVKRNNTVFQAKDNVTKITATAKPDEEFHILTEPEHITAVMDKPDRSSVDLISVISIAGGVMMTVITVAVVIVMLDRCKRPRYEDKMNSIKMQVMIDNNDGPPPYVRNIFNTPLPEPPRTEKCHYQPISTLDRNLKQFMRPVVVQTISPMMLENFRGILECHYDHLPRRSVEYPTLQARCSVAPSLSGCDELRQQRPDSLAESAIEALKCEAKLDVIDNTTSEPLYAEIPCWRPPSEHAIEVVNLNGEAVTEL from the exons ATGCTTATGGTGGAGGTGGTGGGGCTGAACGGGGACCATGTCTGCATGGTGCAGCAAAA ATACAACATCACGAAGCGGGTGAAGTACCGCGCGCCGATGTCCGTGCGCACATACGAGTGGTGTTTCTCCATGCCGCCACGATGCTCCAAATGGAGCACAGAAATGCGGGATCTTACTAGACTAGag ACTGAGGAGCGAACAGCGGAGGTGGCGGTGTGCTGCCCCGGTTACAAGATGAGGGATGTATCCTGTGTGCCGGTGTGTCCGCCGGGGAGGACCGGAAACGGATGCTCTGAGG aCTGTCCAAAAAGCAAATGGGGTCCAAATTGCGTGAATGAATGCAAAACATGTACAGAGCATGGCACCTGTTCGGCAGTGACAGGAGAATGTCGGTGCCAGGATGGATGGCAAGGTGAGAG ATGTGAAGTAAGACTTAGCTCTCCTGCAACGATAGAAGAACTTTCAGTTACCAAACCAGTTACCATACCTACCTCAAGAGCTGATGAAAGAACTACTATGACTAGTACTACTGGGACTACCACTACAACAACACCAATTACTACAACAGTGAGAATTCCAATCACTGCAGCTCCAACGAAAACAACGTTACCTACAACTCCTAAACCTACTACAACAACAACTACTACTATTCCTACTACTACAACTATGAGACCTATTGCAACTACTTTATTGACTAGCGCTGCAACATCTACAGTAGAAACCACCATACAGTCGTCTAAGATTGCTACCGTAGAATCTAAAATACCAAATCAAGAACCAACTACAACTAAATATACAAATTGGAATAACGTGACTTTGACTACACCCTGGATTTTATCTACTAACAAATCTATAGCTCCAACGAAGATGTCGTTTACCACGGTTAGTCCAATTTTCATTAAACCAAGTTTTGCTACAAAGAGTATTGAAACTACTACAGCTTCTACTAAAGGAACGACTGTTAGAAAATCATTGCCAACAACCGAGTTTTTAGAATTACCATCACAATCAACTAAAACATTTGAAATGTCAACAATGACTTTGAGAACTGCTAAACCGAACTTAATAACGGAGCCAACAATTAAAGAAGCTACAAGAAGACCAGAAACAACTATCAAAATGTATCCGACAACAATCAAGTTTAAACCAAAAGAAATTTGGATAAGACCAGCACAAAAAGGTGAATTACTAGTTGAAACGAAAATCAAACCAATTTCGGAACCTCCAAAACATAAAAATGTAACGAAAAAGGAGACTACGATAAATACTACACCGAGAACTATAATGGTTTCAATAATACCAacgtctttgtcttacgctacgTTCAAAAAGATAGCTCTGACTACTGCATCATACTTTACATATAAAAACGTAACTGGGAAATCAACAGAAATGTTTACAAGGTCGATGTCATCAACACCCGCACCTGTCAGACCATCCAGCACATCGACACCCTTTCAAAATACCACTAAATCACACTTTACAGAAGACTCAAAGAATGCCACTAACAGCATGCGCACGTCCGCTAAACCTTTAACTATCTCTTCAACTAATACAAAATTAAGACGGATCAATAGAACTTCTACTAAAACTTTGGAAACAGTGACAGAGATTATAGTTAAAAGAAACAATACTGTATTTCAAGCTAAAGATAACGTTACTAAAATAACAGCAACAGCAAAACCTGATGAAGAGTTTCATATTTTGACAGAACCGGAGCATATAACAGCTGTAATGGACAAACCTGATCGATCATCAGTAGACTTGATATCGGTGATCAGCATAGCTGGAGGGGTGATGATGACTGTGATCACCGTGGCTGTGGTGATCGTGATGTTGGACAGGTGCAAGCGGCCGAGGTATGAGGATAAGATGAACAGCATCAAGATGCAAGTGATGATTGATAATAATGACGGGCCGCCGCCGTATGTGAGGAATATCTTTAATACGCCGTTACCTG AACCACCAAGAACAGAAAAATGCCATTACCAGCCAATATCAACTTTGGACAGGAACTTGAAACAATTTATGAGGCCAGTGGTTGTTCAAACAATTTCTCCTATGATGTTGGAAAACTTTAGag gAATTTTAGAATGCCATTACGACCACTTGCCAAGAAGAAGCGTGGAATATCCAACATTACAGGCGCGTTGTTCTGTGGCGCCATCTCTGAGCGGTTGTGACGAACTACGTCAACAGCGACCCGACTCGCTAGCTGAGTCCGCTATAGAAGCGCTCAAATGTGAAGCTAAGTTAGATGTAATTGATAACACCACATCTGAACCTCTGTATGCTGAAATACCATGTTGGAGACCACCTTCAGAACACGCAATTGAGGTCGTCAATTTGAACGGCGAAGCTGTGACAGAATTATGA
- the LOC134743455 gene encoding mucin-5AC-like isoform X2, giving the protein MVEVERINGDHVCMVQQKYNITKRVKYRAPMSVRTYEWCFSMPPRCSKWSTEMRDLTRLETEERTAEVAVCCPGYKMRDVSCVPVCPPGRTGNGCSEDCPKSKWGPNCVNECKTCTEHGTCSAVTGECRCQDGWQGERCEVRLSSPATIEELSVTKPVTIPTSRADERTTMTSTTGTTTTTTPITTTVRIPITAAPTKTTLPTTPKPTTTTTTTIPTTTTMRPIATTLLTSAATSTVETTIQSSKIATVESKIPNQEPTTTKYTNWNNVTLTTPWILSTNKSIAPTKMSFTTVSPIFIKPSFATKSIETTTASTKGTTVRKSLPTTEFLELPSQSTKTFEMSTMTLRTAKPNLITEPTIKEATRRPETTIKMYPTTIKFKPKEIWIRPAQKGELLVETKIKPISEPPKHKNVTKKETTINTTPRTIMVSIIPTSLSYATFKKIALTTASYFTYKNVTGKSTEMFTRSMSSTPAPVRPSSTSTPFQNTTKSHFTEDSKNATNSMRTSAKPLTISSTNTKLRRINRTSTKTLETVTEIIVKRNNTVFQAKDNVTKITATAKPDEEFHILTEPEHITAVMDKPDRSSVDLISVISIAGGVMMTVITVAVVIVMLDRCKRPRYEDKMNSIKMQVMIDNNDGPPPYVRNIFNTPLPEPPRTEKCHYQPISTLDRNLKQFMRPVVVQTISPMMLENFRGILECHYDHLPRRSVEYPTLQARCSVAPSLSGCDELRQQRPDSLAESAIEALKCEAKLDVIDNTTSEPLYAEIPCWRPPSEHAIEVVNLNGEAVTEL; this is encoded by the exons ATGGTGGAGGTGGAGAGGATAAACGGGGACCATGTGTGCATGGTTCAGCAGAA ATACAACATCACGAAGCGGGTGAAGTACCGCGCGCCGATGTCCGTGCGCACATACGAGTGGTGTTTCTCCATGCCGCCACGATGCTCCAAATGGAGCACAGAAATGCGGGATCTTACTAGACTAGag ACTGAGGAGCGAACAGCGGAGGTGGCGGTGTGCTGCCCCGGTTACAAGATGAGGGATGTATCCTGTGTGCCGGTGTGTCCGCCGGGGAGGACCGGAAACGGATGCTCTGAGG aCTGTCCAAAAAGCAAATGGGGTCCAAATTGCGTGAATGAATGCAAAACATGTACAGAGCATGGCACCTGTTCGGCAGTGACAGGAGAATGTCGGTGCCAGGATGGATGGCAAGGTGAGAG ATGTGAAGTAAGACTTAGCTCTCCTGCAACGATAGAAGAACTTTCAGTTACCAAACCAGTTACCATACCTACCTCAAGAGCTGATGAAAGAACTACTATGACTAGTACTACTGGGACTACCACTACAACAACACCAATTACTACAACAGTGAGAATTCCAATCACTGCAGCTCCAACGAAAACAACGTTACCTACAACTCCTAAACCTACTACAACAACAACTACTACTATTCCTACTACTACAACTATGAGACCTATTGCAACTACTTTATTGACTAGCGCTGCAACATCTACAGTAGAAACCACCATACAGTCGTCTAAGATTGCTACCGTAGAATCTAAAATACCAAATCAAGAACCAACTACAACTAAATATACAAATTGGAATAACGTGACTTTGACTACACCCTGGATTTTATCTACTAACAAATCTATAGCTCCAACGAAGATGTCGTTTACCACGGTTAGTCCAATTTTCATTAAACCAAGTTTTGCTACAAAGAGTATTGAAACTACTACAGCTTCTACTAAAGGAACGACTGTTAGAAAATCATTGCCAACAACCGAGTTTTTAGAATTACCATCACAATCAACTAAAACATTTGAAATGTCAACAATGACTTTGAGAACTGCTAAACCGAACTTAATAACGGAGCCAACAATTAAAGAAGCTACAAGAAGACCAGAAACAACTATCAAAATGTATCCGACAACAATCAAGTTTAAACCAAAAGAAATTTGGATAAGACCAGCACAAAAAGGTGAATTACTAGTTGAAACGAAAATCAAACCAATTTCGGAACCTCCAAAACATAAAAATGTAACGAAAAAGGAGACTACGATAAATACTACACCGAGAACTATAATGGTTTCAATAATACCAacgtctttgtcttacgctacgTTCAAAAAGATAGCTCTGACTACTGCATCATACTTTACATATAAAAACGTAACTGGGAAATCAACAGAAATGTTTACAAGGTCGATGTCATCAACACCCGCACCTGTCAGACCATCCAGCACATCGACACCCTTTCAAAATACCACTAAATCACACTTTACAGAAGACTCAAAGAATGCCACTAACAGCATGCGCACGTCCGCTAAACCTTTAACTATCTCTTCAACTAATACAAAATTAAGACGGATCAATAGAACTTCTACTAAAACTTTGGAAACAGTGACAGAGATTATAGTTAAAAGAAACAATACTGTATTTCAAGCTAAAGATAACGTTACTAAAATAACAGCAACAGCAAAACCTGATGAAGAGTTTCATATTTTGACAGAACCGGAGCATATAACAGCTGTAATGGACAAACCTGATCGATCATCAGTAGACTTGATATCGGTGATCAGCATAGCTGGAGGGGTGATGATGACTGTGATCACCGTGGCTGTGGTGATCGTGATGTTGGACAGGTGCAAGCGGCCGAGGTATGAGGATAAGATGAACAGCATCAAGATGCAAGTGATGATTGATAATAATGACGGGCCGCCGCCGTATGTGAGGAATATCTTTAATACGCCGTTACCTG AACCACCAAGAACAGAAAAATGCCATTACCAGCCAATATCAACTTTGGACAGGAACTTGAAACAATTTATGAGGCCAGTGGTTGTTCAAACAATTTCTCCTATGATGTTGGAAAACTTTAGag gAATTTTAGAATGCCATTACGACCACTTGCCAAGAAGAAGCGTGGAATATCCAACATTACAGGCGCGTTGTTCTGTGGCGCCATCTCTGAGCGGTTGTGACGAACTACGTCAACAGCGACCCGACTCGCTAGCTGAGTCCGCTATAGAAGCGCTCAAATGTGAAGCTAAGTTAGATGTAATTGATAACACCACATCTGAACCTCTGTATGCTGAAATACCATGTTGGAGACCACCTTCAGAACACGCAATTGAGGTCGTCAATTTGAACGGCGAAGCTGTGACAGAATTATGA
- the LOC134743455 gene encoding mucin-5AC-like isoform X3, with protein MVQQKYNITKRVKYRAPMSVRTYEWCFSMPPRCSKWSTEMRDLTRLETEERTAEVAVCCPGYKMRDVSCVPVCPPGRTGNGCSEDCPKSKWGPNCVNECKTCTEHGTCSAVTGECRCQDGWQGERCEVRLSSPATIEELSVTKPVTIPTSRADERTTMTSTTGTTTTTTPITTTVRIPITAAPTKTTLPTTPKPTTTTTTTIPTTTTMRPIATTLLTSAATSTVETTIQSSKIATVESKIPNQEPTTTKYTNWNNVTLTTPWILSTNKSIAPTKMSFTTVSPIFIKPSFATKSIETTTASTKGTTVRKSLPTTEFLELPSQSTKTFEMSTMTLRTAKPNLITEPTIKEATRRPETTIKMYPTTIKFKPKEIWIRPAQKGELLVETKIKPISEPPKHKNVTKKETTINTTPRTIMVSIIPTSLSYATFKKIALTTASYFTYKNVTGKSTEMFTRSMSSTPAPVRPSSTSTPFQNTTKSHFTEDSKNATNSMRTSAKPLTISSTNTKLRRINRTSTKTLETVTEIIVKRNNTVFQAKDNVTKITATAKPDEEFHILTEPEHITAVMDKPDRSSVDLISVISIAGGVMMTVITVAVVIVMLDRCKRPRYEDKMNSIKMQVMIDNNDGPPPYVRNIFNTPLPEPPRTEKCHYQPISTLDRNLKQFMRPVVVQTISPMMLENFRGILECHYDHLPRRSVEYPTLQARCSVAPSLSGCDELRQQRPDSLAESAIEALKCEAKLDVIDNTTSEPLYAEIPCWRPPSEHAIEVVNLNGEAVTEL; from the exons ATGGTGCAGCAGAA ATACAACATCACGAAGCGGGTGAAGTACCGCGCGCCGATGTCCGTGCGCACATACGAGTGGTGTTTCTCCATGCCGCCACGATGCTCCAAATGGAGCACAGAAATGCGGGATCTTACTAGACTAGag ACTGAGGAGCGAACAGCGGAGGTGGCGGTGTGCTGCCCCGGTTACAAGATGAGGGATGTATCCTGTGTGCCGGTGTGTCCGCCGGGGAGGACCGGAAACGGATGCTCTGAGG aCTGTCCAAAAAGCAAATGGGGTCCAAATTGCGTGAATGAATGCAAAACATGTACAGAGCATGGCACCTGTTCGGCAGTGACAGGAGAATGTCGGTGCCAGGATGGATGGCAAGGTGAGAG ATGTGAAGTAAGACTTAGCTCTCCTGCAACGATAGAAGAACTTTCAGTTACCAAACCAGTTACCATACCTACCTCAAGAGCTGATGAAAGAACTACTATGACTAGTACTACTGGGACTACCACTACAACAACACCAATTACTACAACAGTGAGAATTCCAATCACTGCAGCTCCAACGAAAACAACGTTACCTACAACTCCTAAACCTACTACAACAACAACTACTACTATTCCTACTACTACAACTATGAGACCTATTGCAACTACTTTATTGACTAGCGCTGCAACATCTACAGTAGAAACCACCATACAGTCGTCTAAGATTGCTACCGTAGAATCTAAAATACCAAATCAAGAACCAACTACAACTAAATATACAAATTGGAATAACGTGACTTTGACTACACCCTGGATTTTATCTACTAACAAATCTATAGCTCCAACGAAGATGTCGTTTACCACGGTTAGTCCAATTTTCATTAAACCAAGTTTTGCTACAAAGAGTATTGAAACTACTACAGCTTCTACTAAAGGAACGACTGTTAGAAAATCATTGCCAACAACCGAGTTTTTAGAATTACCATCACAATCAACTAAAACATTTGAAATGTCAACAATGACTTTGAGAACTGCTAAACCGAACTTAATAACGGAGCCAACAATTAAAGAAGCTACAAGAAGACCAGAAACAACTATCAAAATGTATCCGACAACAATCAAGTTTAAACCAAAAGAAATTTGGATAAGACCAGCACAAAAAGGTGAATTACTAGTTGAAACGAAAATCAAACCAATTTCGGAACCTCCAAAACATAAAAATGTAACGAAAAAGGAGACTACGATAAATACTACACCGAGAACTATAATGGTTTCAATAATACCAacgtctttgtcttacgctacgTTCAAAAAGATAGCTCTGACTACTGCATCATACTTTACATATAAAAACGTAACTGGGAAATCAACAGAAATGTTTACAAGGTCGATGTCATCAACACCCGCACCTGTCAGACCATCCAGCACATCGACACCCTTTCAAAATACCACTAAATCACACTTTACAGAAGACTCAAAGAATGCCACTAACAGCATGCGCACGTCCGCTAAACCTTTAACTATCTCTTCAACTAATACAAAATTAAGACGGATCAATAGAACTTCTACTAAAACTTTGGAAACAGTGACAGAGATTATAGTTAAAAGAAACAATACTGTATTTCAAGCTAAAGATAACGTTACTAAAATAACAGCAACAGCAAAACCTGATGAAGAGTTTCATATTTTGACAGAACCGGAGCATATAACAGCTGTAATGGACAAACCTGATCGATCATCAGTAGACTTGATATCGGTGATCAGCATAGCTGGAGGGGTGATGATGACTGTGATCACCGTGGCTGTGGTGATCGTGATGTTGGACAGGTGCAAGCGGCCGAGGTATGAGGATAAGATGAACAGCATCAAGATGCAAGTGATGATTGATAATAATGACGGGCCGCCGCCGTATGTGAGGAATATCTTTAATACGCCGTTACCTG AACCACCAAGAACAGAAAAATGCCATTACCAGCCAATATCAACTTTGGACAGGAACTTGAAACAATTTATGAGGCCAGTGGTTGTTCAAACAATTTCTCCTATGATGTTGGAAAACTTTAGag gAATTTTAGAATGCCATTACGACCACTTGCCAAGAAGAAGCGTGGAATATCCAACATTACAGGCGCGTTGTTCTGTGGCGCCATCTCTGAGCGGTTGTGACGAACTACGTCAACAGCGACCCGACTCGCTAGCTGAGTCCGCTATAGAAGCGCTCAAATGTGAAGCTAAGTTAGATGTAATTGATAACACCACATCTGAACCTCTGTATGCTGAAATACCATGTTGGAGACCACCTTCAGAACACGCAATTGAGGTCGTCAATTTGAACGGCGAAGCTGTGACAGAATTATGA